The following proteins are encoded in a genomic region of Leifsonia psychrotolerans:
- a CDS encoding SipW-dependent-type signal peptide-containing protein — translation MKKIVSTSFGLKARAILAGSLVLGVGAAVTLASWNDSEFAASGFTGGSFNLQSSITGGSGAADWKDAPSTAAASLAFVAGPNTLSPNTTVYAPFAVKLATGTTNAADVSIKSAAAAGIGDHLTYRIVKTNAWGCDSVKYAAGTEVAPTANVKASSVAPAFVLAAANTPAFLCVAVTADSTLAQGSTGTVTWEFNAVSTATVLP, via the coding sequence GTGAAGAAGATCGTTAGCACATCATTTGGGCTGAAAGCCCGCGCCATCCTCGCCGGAAGCCTCGTGCTCGGCGTCGGAGCGGCCGTCACTTTGGCCTCGTGGAACGATTCCGAGTTCGCCGCCAGCGGCTTCACCGGCGGATCGTTCAACCTGCAGAGCAGCATCACCGGCGGCAGCGGAGCGGCCGACTGGAAGGACGCGCCCAGCACCGCAGCCGCGTCGCTGGCTTTCGTAGCCGGGCCGAACACCCTTTCGCCGAACACGACGGTGTATGCGCCGTTCGCGGTGAAGCTGGCCACCGGCACGACCAACGCCGCAGATGTGAGCATCAAGTCCGCCGCCGCCGCCGGCATCGGTGACCACCTCACCTACCGCATCGTGAAGACCAACGCCTGGGGCTGTGACTCCGTCAAGTACGCCGCCGGCACCGAGGTTGCGCCGACGGCCAACGTCAAGGCGAGTTCTGTCGCCCCGGCATTCGTCCTGGCCGCAGCGAACACCCCGGCCTTCCTGTGCGTCGCGGTGACGGCCGACAGCACTCTGGCTCAGGGCTCAACGGGCACTGTGACCTGGGAGTTCAACGCAGTGTCCACCGCCACGGTCCTTCCGTAA
- a CDS encoding sensor histidine kinase, whose protein sequence is MGDLQRNRLFEVAGTAVGRSALVSQLLLTASTLLLAVIAAVVMPEMLSNTLFFSAMILIFVTTGLAAAVPWARLPLVWITVLPVLAIASIVLMREAEPLLGATFLLIFPVIWLSSNFGVSGAIGGVVLAAGLVWGSALNREIALQEVEIPRLAIVPIVLTFVAATTYGTTRRAAAQRALLTQQTGLFELALHRSRRQEQTLDEILNAVDFGVISFNRAGDSHLVNRAQREILARFGPRNDVPMPAVLYREDAVTQFEDDDRPFRRALRGETIDRVTVWMGAPGGDRAAFLVSARPLTDHEGVFDGSVIVLRDVTVEMRAIQARDDLVSSVSHELRTPLTSVLGYLELALDDERLDPSTRHMLTVAEKNADRLLALVSGLLTATNDTSNVFTLTVETCDLGAIVEDAVESIRPLAQERNITFEQSESEPISMKVDPFRIRQVVDNLLSNAVKYNVHSGRIGVAVQLTAGVVEVRVSDTGNGMTAAEQTRLFERFYRADSVRGSSVHGTGLGLSLSRDIMRQHGGDLRLTSEPGRGTTAIATLPVTGVQPLAEMGEPRAT, encoded by the coding sequence ATGGGGGACCTTCAGCGCAACCGGCTCTTCGAGGTCGCCGGCACCGCCGTCGGGCGTTCCGCGCTCGTTTCCCAGCTGCTGCTCACGGCGTCGACTCTGCTGCTCGCGGTGATCGCCGCGGTGGTGATGCCGGAGATGCTGAGCAACACGCTCTTCTTCAGCGCGATGATCTTGATCTTCGTCACAACAGGGCTGGCTGCAGCCGTTCCCTGGGCACGGCTTCCCCTGGTCTGGATCACCGTCCTGCCGGTGCTCGCCATCGCCTCCATCGTGCTCATGCGCGAGGCCGAGCCGCTGCTCGGCGCCACCTTTCTGCTCATCTTTCCGGTGATCTGGCTCTCGAGCAACTTCGGGGTATCGGGGGCTATCGGTGGCGTGGTGCTGGCCGCGGGGTTGGTCTGGGGCAGCGCGTTGAACCGGGAGATCGCCCTGCAGGAAGTGGAGATCCCTCGGCTGGCGATCGTGCCCATTGTGCTGACCTTCGTTGCTGCCACAACCTATGGAACAACCCGGCGTGCAGCCGCGCAGCGGGCACTTCTCACCCAGCAGACCGGACTATTCGAGCTTGCACTGCATCGTTCCCGCCGACAAGAACAAACGCTCGACGAGATTCTGAACGCCGTCGACTTTGGCGTGATCAGCTTTAACCGCGCCGGAGACTCCCACCTGGTGAACCGGGCCCAGCGGGAGATCCTGGCTCGGTTCGGACCTCGCAACGACGTGCCGATGCCAGCCGTACTCTACCGCGAAGATGCGGTGACTCAGTTTGAGGACGACGACCGTCCGTTCCGCCGAGCACTCCGCGGTGAGACGATCGACAGGGTGACCGTCTGGATGGGGGCTCCCGGGGGCGACCGTGCCGCCTTCCTGGTGTCGGCCCGGCCGTTGACCGACCACGAGGGCGTATTCGACGGCAGCGTCATCGTGTTGCGTGACGTCACCGTGGAAATGCGCGCGATTCAAGCCCGGGATGATCTCGTCTCGTCCGTCTCGCATGAATTGCGCACGCCGCTCACATCGGTTCTCGGCTATCTGGAACTCGCCCTCGACGATGAACGGCTCGATCCGTCGACCCGGCACATGCTGACCGTGGCGGAGAAGAACGCCGACCGGCTGCTTGCGCTCGTGTCCGGACTTCTGACCGCCACCAACGACACGTCGAACGTGTTCACCCTCACTGTCGAGACCTGCGACCTGGGTGCCATCGTCGAAGACGCCGTGGAATCCATTCGCCCCCTGGCGCAGGAACGCAACATCACATTCGAGCAGAGCGAGAGTGAGCCGATTTCGATGAAGGTCGACCCCTTTCGCATTCGCCAGGTTGTTGACAACCTGCTCTCGAACGCCGTGAAATACAATGTGCACTCCGGTCGCATCGGTGTTGCGGTGCAGCTGACGGCGGGGGTGGTCGAGGTGCGGGTGAGCGACACGGGAAACGGCATGACCGCAGCCGAGCAGACACGACTTTTCGAACGTTTCTACCGGGCCGACTCGGTGCGCGGTTCGAGCGTGCACGGCACCGGTCTCGGGTTGAGTCTCAGCCGCGACATCATGCGCCAGCACGGCGGTGACCTTCGTCTGACCTCGGAGCCGGGCCGAGGCACAACGGCAATTGCCACGCTTCCCGTGACCGGAGTCCAGCCGCTGGCCGAGATGGGGGAGCCCCGTGCAACTTGA
- the gcvPB gene encoding aminomethyl-transferring glycine dehydrogenase subunit GcvPB gives MSLPIAPKPALRRFHQASWDEKVIFELTTPGERGVLVSRPEAAVTAAVGDVVADLPEGLRRKKQAALPEMGQMRVLRHYLRLSQENLSADLNVDVGQGTCTMKYSPKVNDALIRTTKLVDMHPLQDEADAQGVLQLIFDLERMIAEISGMHSVSLHTSGGSTAIWTNIAMIRAFHESNGEGDQRDEVITTIFSHPSNAATAKAAGYKVITLYPDAEGYPDADALRAVIGPQTAAIMITNPEDTGIFNPRVKEWVDLAHSVGALASYDQANANGILGITRARDAGFDVCHFNLHKTFSTPHACGGPGAGANAVSEALAPFLPGPIVEKVGDRYTLNADRPQSIGKVAPFYGVVPNLVRAYSWIMALGAEGLRAVAEIAVLNNNYLMKRILEIPGASAPYATGRRRIEQVRYSWQELFEETGISSEEIGVRASDFGMHYWTSHHPYVVPQPFTLEPTESYTMAELDEYAGVLAEVAREARETPDVVRTAPHNQTVHHTHHDDLDDPERWAITWRMYQRKYFS, from the coding sequence ATGAGCCTCCCCATTGCACCCAAGCCAGCCCTGCGTCGCTTCCACCAGGCGAGCTGGGACGAAAAGGTCATCTTCGAGCTGACGACGCCCGGCGAGCGCGGCGTTCTCGTCTCGCGCCCGGAGGCCGCCGTCACCGCGGCTGTTGGTGACGTCGTCGCCGACCTGCCCGAGGGCCTTCGCCGCAAGAAGCAGGCCGCACTGCCCGAAATGGGTCAGATGCGCGTGCTGCGCCACTACCTGCGCCTGAGCCAGGAGAACCTGAGCGCCGACCTCAACGTCGACGTGGGACAGGGCACCTGCACCATGAAGTACTCGCCCAAGGTCAACGATGCGCTGATCCGCACCACCAAGCTCGTCGACATGCACCCGCTGCAGGACGAAGCCGACGCGCAGGGTGTGCTCCAGCTGATCTTCGACCTCGAGCGGATGATCGCCGAGATCTCCGGCATGCACAGCGTGTCGCTGCACACCAGTGGTGGCTCGACCGCGATCTGGACCAACATCGCGATGATCCGTGCATTCCACGAGTCCAACGGTGAAGGCGACCAGCGCGACGAGGTCATCACCACGATCTTCAGCCACCCGTCGAACGCCGCCACGGCCAAGGCCGCCGGCTATAAGGTCATCACCTTGTACCCGGACGCCGAGGGCTACCCGGATGCTGACGCCCTGCGCGCCGTGATCGGCCCGCAGACCGCCGCGATCATGATCACGAACCCGGAAGACACCGGAATCTTCAACCCGCGCGTCAAGGAATGGGTCGACCTGGCTCACTCCGTCGGTGCCCTCGCGTCATACGACCAGGCCAACGCCAACGGCATCCTCGGCATCACCCGAGCCCGCGACGCCGGCTTCGACGTCTGCCACTTCAATCTGCACAAGACGTTCTCCACCCCGCACGCCTGTGGTGGACCGGGTGCCGGCGCCAACGCCGTCTCCGAGGCGCTCGCGCCGTTCCTGCCGGGCCCGATCGTTGAAAAGGTGGGCGACCGCTACACCCTCAACGCCGACCGTCCGCAGTCCATCGGCAAGGTGGCGCCGTTCTACGGTGTCGTTCCGAACCTGGTGCGCGCCTACTCGTGGATCATGGCCCTCGGCGCAGAAGGCCTCCGCGCCGTCGCCGAGATCGCCGTGCTGAACAACAACTATCTGATGAAGCGCATCCTCGAGATCCCCGGCGCATCCGCCCCGTACGCCACGGGTCGTCGCCGCATCGAGCAGGTGCGCTACTCCTGGCAGGAACTGTTCGAAGAGACCGGCATCAGCTCGGAAGAGATCGGTGTGCGCGCCAGCGACTTCGGCATGCACTACTGGACCAGCCACCACCCCTACGTGGTGCCGCAGCCCTTCACCCTCGAGCCCACCGAGTCATACACGATGGCCGAGCTTGACGAGTATGCCGGCGTGCTGGCCGAGGTGGCTCGTGAGGCGCGGGAGACGCCGGATGTCGTGCGCACCGCGCCGCACAACCAGACGGTGCACCACACCCACCACGATGACCTCGACGACCCCGAGCGTTGGGCCATCACCTGGCGCATGTACCAGCGCAAGTACTTCAGCTAG
- a CDS encoding dienelactone hydrolase family protein, with translation MNGMSDITHGAGTVQAYRSEPGADVPVRGALLVVHEVWGLVDQIKRVADRFAAEGYLVLAPDLFAHRDLDSDEIAALQAAAFGSDPEARNRVQPRLRELMAPLNSPDFSAAADVDLRACFDELTAQPGINGRVGVVGFCFGGSQAYSLAVHEPRLRAAVPFYGQANYSVAELGGIRCRIQAFYGANDVRLMAALPEFRQQLSAAGVDFRAEVFPDCGHAFFNETNLGAFNANAATRAWRITLDFLSESLAG, from the coding sequence ATGAATGGAATGAGCGACATCACCCACGGCGCGGGCACGGTGCAGGCCTACCGGAGCGAACCCGGCGCCGACGTGCCTGTCCGTGGCGCGCTGCTGGTGGTACATGAAGTGTGGGGCCTCGTCGACCAGATCAAGAGGGTGGCCGATCGATTCGCCGCCGAGGGGTACCTGGTGCTCGCGCCCGACCTTTTCGCTCACCGAGACCTTGATTCCGACGAGATTGCCGCGCTGCAGGCCGCAGCATTCGGGTCAGACCCCGAGGCCAGAAACCGGGTACAGCCGCGCTTGCGTGAGCTGATGGCACCGCTGAACTCGCCCGATTTCTCGGCCGCAGCCGACGTCGACCTGCGCGCCTGCTTCGACGAGTTGACTGCGCAACCCGGGATCAACGGGCGCGTCGGTGTCGTTGGATTTTGCTTCGGTGGCAGTCAGGCCTACAGCCTCGCCGTGCACGAACCGCGGCTGCGCGCGGCGGTGCCGTTCTACGGTCAGGCCAACTATTCGGTGGCGGAACTCGGCGGCATCCGGTGCCGAATTCAAGCCTTCTACGGCGCGAATGATGTGCGGCTGATGGCCGCGCTTCCCGAATTCCGGCAACAGCTGAGCGCGGCAGGCGTCGACTTTCGCGCCGAGGTGTTTCCCGACTGCGGGCACGCGTTCTTCAACGAGACGAACCTCGGGGCCTTCAACGCGAATGCCGCGACGCGCGCCTGGCGCATCACACTGGACTTCCTCAGCGAATCATTGGCAGGTTGA
- a CDS encoding EAL domain-containing protein, with product MKEIRGRSGASRIIFAVLALIVVVLVVNAVAALWVGDAAKWPVAAAAVFCAGTWERCLLRLGRSAHLGIVISLPVLVVPASSSSFSPLVAAGLVVLGVLMVGIIRRVRPLIALYSAALAGIGAAGIAVVSLALSLGGVPSHPALAVGCAAYVFFVIGAESLRERITMGTRSEQRQAVSVVRTVGLAVLVGALALLSDHWSAHGLPLMSGGSAGVNTLIVLLLLAGVALALTAHTRKVAMRRRLLGLIEGTLALGATDMRAPSTVGVRGVEAASARDAAMETSLLLRRSISDTIGVQSVRVAATPPRPGEIGVAVEFEPGRTEYVIARRDSMDVAFTEADRSALAALAQTASAVLMARRNIGGLTTRANSDPLTSLPNYGAFHETLTNINEHREYSEALAVLFIDVDDFKSVNDRHGHAVGDEMLREISRRLLGSVRSEDLVARVGGDEFAVILTHLTSVEEATARAERLKVATEPPLVIEGISFEPVLSIGLAYSAHREADISSLVHDADRSMLGTKTARRHLGAKKKSSIAVSPHHSSYLNDVVVRAIDDDRLDVAFQPIVSLVNNQIWAFEALVRYSDSDVGTVSPATLVEKAKSLGRLDALTRQVATRAMAAADAFRRVAPTVVCIAINIEAVQMLPERVGTFLEELAARYPDLSLCLELNERSVERVPMEVRIQAERMRERGILIALDDYGSQDSSVDALVRVPMDILKIDRGLVDDLDDVRQREVLTALQSFGDSLEYSMIVEGVENQRMADHLHAIGVRSAQGFHYGVPHNQQRTLARLEKHGAAAIVRRVTTSLVAQDSVSAGGGTAS from the coding sequence GTGAAGGAAATTCGGGGTCGTTCGGGGGCGTCACGCATCATCTTCGCCGTTCTGGCGCTGATCGTCGTCGTGTTGGTCGTGAATGCCGTCGCGGCGTTATGGGTCGGGGACGCGGCGAAGTGGCCGGTTGCCGCGGCCGCCGTGTTCTGTGCGGGAACGTGGGAACGCTGCCTGCTTAGGCTGGGGCGTTCGGCGCATCTGGGCATCGTGATCAGTCTTCCGGTTCTTGTCGTCCCAGCATCGAGCTCGTCATTCTCACCCCTGGTTGCAGCCGGACTCGTCGTGCTCGGGGTGCTGATGGTGGGAATCATCCGTCGAGTCCGTCCTCTCATTGCCCTCTACAGCGCCGCCTTGGCCGGCATTGGAGCCGCAGGCATTGCCGTCGTGTCACTGGCCCTGTCGCTGGGCGGGGTTCCGTCGCACCCCGCACTGGCCGTGGGCTGTGCGGCCTACGTCTTTTTTGTCATCGGAGCAGAGTCACTGCGTGAGCGCATCACCATGGGCACACGCAGTGAGCAGCGGCAGGCCGTCTCGGTGGTGCGCACGGTCGGGCTTGCCGTGCTCGTCGGCGCGCTGGCGTTGCTGTCTGATCACTGGAGCGCACACGGTCTCCCGTTGATGAGTGGGGGCTCGGCCGGTGTGAACACCCTGATCGTGCTGTTGCTGCTGGCGGGCGTCGCGCTGGCCCTCACCGCGCACACCCGTAAAGTGGCAATGCGACGCCGCCTCCTCGGTCTGATCGAGGGCACGCTGGCGTTGGGCGCCACCGATATGCGCGCCCCGTCCACTGTCGGGGTGCGTGGTGTCGAGGCAGCATCCGCGCGTGATGCCGCGATGGAAACCAGCCTGCTGCTTCGACGCTCGATCTCTGACACGATCGGTGTGCAGTCCGTGCGGGTCGCGGCGACGCCACCCCGACCCGGTGAAATCGGGGTCGCCGTCGAGTTCGAGCCGGGCCGCACCGAGTACGTCATCGCACGGCGAGATTCGATGGATGTCGCGTTCACGGAGGCGGACCGAAGCGCCCTGGCTGCACTGGCGCAGACGGCAAGCGCCGTCCTGATGGCCCGGCGCAACATCGGCGGGCTGACGACTCGCGCCAATAGCGATCCGCTCACCAGCCTGCCCAACTACGGGGCCTTTCACGAGACCCTCACGAACATCAATGAGCACCGCGAGTACTCAGAGGCATTGGCCGTTCTTTTCATCGACGTGGACGACTTCAAGAGTGTGAACGACCGTCATGGGCATGCTGTGGGCGATGAGATGCTCCGGGAGATCAGCCGACGTTTGCTGGGGTCCGTGCGCTCCGAAGACCTGGTCGCCCGGGTCGGCGGCGACGAGTTCGCCGTCATCCTCACCCATCTCACGTCGGTGGAGGAGGCCACGGCCCGTGCGGAGCGGCTCAAAGTTGCCACGGAACCTCCTCTTGTCATCGAGGGAATCAGCTTCGAACCGGTGCTTAGCATCGGGCTCGCCTACTCCGCACATCGTGAGGCCGACATTAGTTCGCTGGTGCACGACGCCGATCGCAGCATGCTCGGTACCAAAACGGCCCGCCGCCATCTGGGGGCGAAGAAGAAGAGCAGCATTGCGGTCTCACCGCACCACTCGTCGTACCTCAATGACGTTGTCGTTCGGGCCATCGACGACGATCGGTTAGACGTCGCCTTCCAACCGATCGTGAGTCTGGTCAACAATCAGATCTGGGCGTTCGAAGCGCTTGTGCGCTATTCAGACAGCGACGTGGGCACCGTGTCGCCCGCGACCTTGGTCGAGAAGGCGAAGTCGCTCGGCCGCTTGGACGCGCTCACGCGTCAAGTGGCCACCCGGGCGATGGCCGCTGCCGACGCGTTTCGACGGGTTGCGCCGACCGTGGTCTGCATTGCCATCAACATCGAGGCGGTGCAAATGCTGCCCGAGCGCGTCGGCACATTCCTCGAAGAGCTGGCTGCGCGCTATCCCGACCTCTCACTCTGCCTGGAATTGAATGAGCGCTCGGTGGAGCGCGTACCGATGGAGGTGCGCATCCAAGCGGAACGGATGCGGGAGCGCGGCATCCTGATTGCCCTCGACGACTACGGTTCCCAGGATTCCTCCGTCGACGCGTTGGTGCGGGTGCCGATGGATATTCTGAAAATCGATCGAGGGCTCGTTGACGACCTTGATGATGTGCGGCAACGCGAGGTGCTCACCGCGCTGCAGAGTTTCGGCGACAGCCTCGAGTATTCGATGATCGTCGAGGGTGTGGAAAACCAACGGATGGCCGATCATCTGCACGCGATCGGCGTGCGCAGCGCGCAGGGTTTTCACTACGGTGTGCCGCACAACCAGCAGCGAACCCTCGCACGTCTGGAGAAGCACGGTGCGGCGGCAATTGTGCGCCGTGTGACGACGTCACTCGTGGCGCAGGACTCCGTGTCGGCGGGGGGCGGCACCGCCAGCTAG
- a CDS encoding diguanylate cyclase domain-containing protein, which yields MQLDSLTLLAVSGIISVLCGTFFIVNTTFRRNDGVGQLWSVGFMAAMVGAFGLTVAAMNPETWIALIIGNMALPVALGSMWSGARVFNGRTSRLWAVGVVAAVAALGVIVRGPDAGGWAGAAESNLGVAVMAACAAVEFFTRRLKRDVNGRIALVVFVTVAIFYGTRAAALVTMGPKNPFFEMVFGTATITFVNMILMVSLAIALSILRAERASGGAVGDFADGIHSRAGVLSASAFTQAATDHLQRAEQAPGGPVPFALISADIDLLPDFNLAFGRTAGDEAIASFAETLRRTVPPTALIGHPAAGRFLILAGVASPAESIAIAEDIQARLTDTPLPSADVIRLTASFSVADTLAHGFDLTTLMTAVTQAVNVVKTSGGNDIAVALTRP from the coding sequence GTGCAACTTGACTCATTGACACTTCTGGCCGTGAGCGGAATCATCTCCGTGCTCTGCGGCACATTCTTCATCGTGAACACGACTTTTCGACGCAACGATGGCGTCGGACAGCTGTGGAGTGTGGGCTTCATGGCCGCGATGGTGGGAGCGTTCGGTTTGACCGTGGCCGCGATGAACCCCGAAACCTGGATTGCATTGATTATCGGGAACATGGCTCTTCCCGTGGCGCTCGGGTCGATGTGGTCAGGGGCGCGCGTGTTCAATGGCCGCACATCGCGATTGTGGGCGGTCGGTGTCGTCGCCGCTGTCGCTGCACTGGGCGTCATCGTTCGCGGGCCGGATGCCGGGGGCTGGGCCGGCGCTGCCGAATCCAATCTCGGGGTGGCCGTGATGGCAGCATGCGCGGCGGTCGAATTCTTCACCCGCAGGCTCAAACGCGATGTCAACGGGCGCATCGCCCTGGTGGTATTCGTGACCGTCGCGATCTTCTACGGCACGCGGGCTGCGGCTCTTGTCACGATGGGTCCCAAGAACCCGTTCTTCGAGATGGTCTTCGGCACGGCCACCATCACCTTCGTGAACATGATTCTGATGGTGTCGTTGGCCATCGCCTTGTCGATCCTGCGCGCGGAACGGGCGTCGGGTGGTGCAGTGGGGGACTTCGCCGATGGAATTCATTCCCGGGCCGGCGTGCTCTCGGCGAGCGCTTTCACCCAGGCTGCTACCGATCACCTGCAGCGAGCCGAGCAGGCGCCGGGCGGCCCAGTTCCCTTCGCGCTGATCAGCGCTGACATCGATTTGCTTCCCGATTTCAACCTCGCGTTCGGCAGAACCGCCGGCGACGAAGCCATCGCCTCGTTCGCCGAGACGCTGCGCCGGACTGTTCCACCGACGGCACTGATCGGCCACCCGGCCGCCGGCCGGTTTCTGATTCTTGCGGGTGTTGCCTCTCCGGCCGAGTCGATCGCGATCGCCGAAGACATTCAGGCGAGGCTGACCGATACTCCGCTGCCGTCGGCTGACGTCATCCGTCTCACCGCAAGCTTCAGCGTTGCAGACACCCTCGCGCACGGCTTCGATCTGACGACCCTCATGACGGCTGTCACCCAGGCCGTCAACGTCGTGAAGACATCCGGCGGCAACGACATCGCCGTTGCCCTGACACGACCGTAG
- a CDS encoding SDR family NAD(P)-dependent oxidoreductase, with the protein MRLENKNAIVTGGAGGIGRATALAFAAEGAKVAVVDLRADAAEAVVAEIRAAGGTAVAIAADVANEQDIQRVIATTVEEFGGVNVVFNNAGIIRRTTAVETTAEEWDMVFGVNVKSIFLMCKHIVPVMAANGGGSIVNTGSGWGLKGGGQAISYCASKGAVVNMTRALAIDHGPQGIRVNSVNPGDVNTGMLREEARQLAQDTDAFLAESADRPLGRMGEPAEVAAAVVWLASDDSSYVTGSALVVDGGGIA; encoded by the coding sequence ATGCGTCTAGAAAACAAGAACGCAATTGTCACCGGCGGTGCCGGCGGAATCGGCCGCGCCACCGCGCTGGCTTTCGCGGCTGAAGGCGCGAAGGTGGCGGTCGTCGATTTGCGGGCGGATGCCGCGGAGGCAGTCGTCGCTGAGATCCGCGCAGCCGGGGGCACCGCAGTTGCCATCGCTGCTGATGTTGCCAACGAGCAAGACATCCAGCGCGTGATTGCCACGACCGTTGAGGAATTCGGCGGGGTCAACGTCGTGTTCAACAATGCCGGCATCATTCGCCGCACTACCGCCGTCGAGACCACGGCCGAGGAATGGGACATGGTCTTCGGCGTCAACGTGAAGTCGATCTTCCTGATGTGCAAGCACATCGTGCCGGTCATGGCCGCGAACGGCGGCGGCTCGATCGTCAACACCGGTTCCGGCTGGGGCCTCAAGGGTGGCGGTCAGGCCATCTCCTACTGTGCCTCGAAGGGTGCCGTCGTGAACATGACCCGTGCGCTCGCGATCGACCATGGACCGCAGGGCATCCGCGTCAACTCGGTCAACCCGGGTGATGTGAACACCGGAATGCTGCGCGAAGAAGCCCGCCAGCTTGCGCAAGACACCGACGCGTTTCTCGCCGAATCTGCTGACCGTCCGCTCGGTCGAATGGGTGAGCCCGCGGAGGTCGCCGCGGCCGTCGTCTGGCTCGCCAGCGACGACTCCTCCTATGTCACAGGCTCCGCTCTCGTCGTCGATGGTGGTGGTATCGCCTAA
- a CDS encoding ATP-NAD kinase family protein, giving the protein MNRTLGLLINPVAGVGGPAGLKGSDGEAVQALARTRGSAAHASERGIRALQVIAESYPDATIFTAAGSMGADAVTAAGLRAHIAYTAGHGQAVSATTARDTVAAAAAIEKAGADLILFVGGDGTARDVASALSPERPILGVPAGVKMYSGCFAVSPTAAGVLATRWLGDEQIPLTEREVLDVDEEQIRHGRVDPKLFALVQVPFVIGRTQSRKSATPVTEAAAVHAAARGAVAAMNDTTHYLLGPGGTTREIARQLGVEKTPLGVDVVCGGSLILADASERQLLELVSTTPAKAIVTVIGGQGFLLGRGNQQISASVVAALGRDPLLVVATEQKLALLLGQPLLVDTGNAEVDRTLAGYIRVITGVGSSGVYPVTAPEVSTEEKGAQPCV; this is encoded by the coding sequence ATGAATCGCACACTCGGCCTGCTGATCAACCCCGTCGCCGGGGTTGGCGGACCGGCCGGCCTCAAGGGCAGCGACGGCGAGGCCGTGCAGGCGCTCGCTCGCACCCGCGGCTCGGCCGCGCATGCCAGTGAGCGCGGTATCCGTGCGCTGCAGGTGATCGCCGAGTCCTACCCGGACGCCACAATTTTCACCGCCGCCGGCTCGATGGGGGCGGATGCCGTCACTGCAGCCGGTCTCAGAGCCCACATCGCGTACACGGCCGGTCATGGCCAGGCCGTGTCCGCCACCACCGCACGCGACACCGTTGCCGCCGCTGCGGCGATCGAGAAAGCCGGAGCCGACCTGATCCTCTTCGTCGGCGGTGACGGAACGGCGCGCGACGTCGCATCCGCGCTCAGTCCCGAGCGGCCGATACTCGGCGTGCCGGCCGGGGTCAAGATGTATTCGGGATGCTTCGCAGTCAGCCCGACGGCGGCCGGCGTTCTGGCCACCCGATGGCTTGGTGACGAGCAGATTCCGCTCACCGAGCGCGAGGTGCTCGACGTCGACGAGGAGCAGATCCGGCACGGCCGGGTCGACCCAAAACTCTTCGCTCTCGTACAGGTTCCGTTCGTGATCGGGCGTACCCAGTCGCGAAAAAGTGCGACCCCGGTCACCGAGGCGGCGGCCGTTCACGCCGCAGCACGCGGGGCCGTCGCCGCGATGAATGACACCACCCACTACCTGCTCGGCCCCGGTGGAACGACGCGCGAAATCGCCCGCCAACTCGGGGTCGAGAAGACGCCGCTCGGCGTCGACGTGGTCTGCGGCGGCTCGCTCATCCTCGCCGACGCCTCCGAGCGGCAGCTGCTCGAGCTCGTGTCCACCACTCCGGCGAAGGCCATCGTCACGGTGATCGGCGGGCAGGGATTCTTGCTCGGACGTGGCAACCAGCAAATCTCGGCCTCGGTCGTCGCCGCACTCGGCCGCGATCCGTTGCTCGTAGTCGCCACCGAACAGAAACTTGCCCTGCTGCTGGGGCAACCTCTCCTGGTCGACACGGGCAACGCCGAGGTCGACCGCACTCTTGCCGGCTACATCCGTGTGATCACGGGCGTGGGCAGTTCCGGCGTTTACCCTGTCACCGCACCAGAAGTGTCAACCGAAGAAAAAGGAGCGCAGCCATGCGTCTAG